The DNA region GTGTGCTTTAAACACCTTATTTTTCAATCACAATCCTAGGCCCTTGGATCTACACAGACTACCTCAAGTCCTCAACCCATAAGTAGTTGATCCAAGGCTGGTGACTGTTTCTTAAACACTTGAATTAAAGAAAAAATGCTTGCAAAAAGGGTTCTTATACTATTTAGTATCTCTAGCTTCATGCTAATACCAAAGTATGAATCTGAAATGTTCATCTGCAGCACATTATAGTATAATTGTTTTACCATTTGTACATCTTTCATATCTTCATATTTGGGACAATCAATTTGTTGCATTTACTATCCTATACTGTATGTTAATTATAGTTTGAAAGTTCGGGATGTGTCTGTATGATCTGGAAAAACCTTCATCAAACTTTTATTTCAAAGATTTAGGATTTGAACTAAATGAGATAATTCAGATATAAATAAGAAACACCTGTATTCATTGGGGGGGAAAATAGTGGTAGGAACTACTACTATTTGGTTAGCTTCAGTAAGACATTGTTGCGAGTAGTAATATCAGGTATTGCGATTCTTATGAAATAATACAATGAAGTTAATATGGTTGATGCACTACTTGGGATAGTACATTAATTTGTCCTTATGTGACAAGCTAACTGTCTGGTATCAATAACTGTTGCCCTTAACCTTGGTTTGTAGTGAGTGATTCGAATCATATGGATTCTGTAATTACCTGGAAGGACACTTACCTAACATCCTACACAAAGGGTCCCTCTCAACTAGCTCTGTTGCAGCATTGTGGGTGGGCTAGTGTGGATCACTATTGTTAGTGGTGCTAGGCCCCATTTCAGGTAGCTTATTGGCTGATGTGTAAGTAATTCTGTCGACCTAATTTCGCCAACAGATCTTGTTTGCCTTCTGCAGTGGAAAACTGGAGATTGCTACAATGCTGATATGGACCACCTTTTTTTTTTCCAGTGGACAACATTCTACACTCATAACTTCTGGTCCTTTCTACTGCTTGTTTCGATCACTAAATTTGCTCATTTGCACCAATACTTTTTCTGCACTGAAATCTTCTTCAAATATATGGACAACGAAACCTTGGTGATTCCATATAGTTCACGAACCATTGAAGAGTATCTGTTCAAGGGAGCGCACTAAGTGACTAACGTGCATGTAAGTTCAACCGGCAGGAGGTGATGTGTTAATAAAATGGGGTTATATCTGTTGTTATTTATGCATGTGGGAGCCTCTAAGTGGGAAGCAGGTTTATCAGATTTGTTCATCTTTCGTAAACAGTTGAGCATAGCTAGAAAGCACATCACTATGCTTCTGAAAACCAAACATGCTTGGTGTGCTCATTTTGGTTGGAAATGGTACAGCCTAAAACAAATTGCTCTGTGCTGGACTGCTTTGTACTTAAGTATGCATTTATCTTTTATTACTGTTCTTTTACACCGTATGCTCGGCTTCTCTTTTAGAGTTTTGAAAAACTGTCCAACTCTTTGATTTGCCTTCTTTGGGCCCTAGCTTCTAGGCTTAGCAAGGTAATAGCAAGCACCTAGCAGGCTTATCTGTTGTTTTGTATAATTAGTAGACATATTTTCTTGACCACTTTGCATATGTGCCATCCGTACACATGTGTGGATTGCGTCAAGGATACTCAATTTGTTGGCCTTTATCTGTGGAAAAGCATATACTTTTCAAAAGGGTAATGATGATGCACACTAGCAAAGTGCTTCATGCTCATCTCTTCTGTTGTATTCCAACTTTGGTTAACTTGATCGGGATAGATAACCTCTTTGGTGCCATGGATTCATTCTGAACTCTTTACTCAGTTAAAATTGTTAGTTCCTTCCAGGAACATCATACCTATGGATGCTCAGTAGGTTTCTGTTTCACCTTATATAACCTGTACAAGGAGCCTTATATTGCCACTTTATCAGCCTGAACCTGCTATCCTTTTCCATTCTTAAGCTAAAAGCTCTTTGATGCATTGGTATTCAATTCTTCCTTTGTACCTAATAAACATATCCTTGTGGACATACCTGAAACTTCTATCCAGAAGAGTGAATACGTCACCTCCTTGGGTACCTTTCTTCCCACCCTCCAAAAGTGTATTTCATATGATTTAACAACTTTTTCTTGGTAAAGACAGACAGTGAGATCAGCGTCAAGCAAGCACTACTACCAGCAGATGCATGTGGACCACAGCACTGGCCAGTACCACGGATGGTTCTGCCTACCTGACCGTGCAAGTCAGTCCACTTCTCATCATCTCCTGTACGTGCAAGTGCACCTCCCCAAGGTACCTTCCAAGTATATATATACCCAGCCTCTTCACCTTGCAACTCTGGGCTCTTCACCAGGTAGGTAGAGTTATGCAAATGAACAGGCTACAAGATCTGACACCTGCTCCATCCATGACGGTGCCGATCGAGCATTCCTCTAGGCCGACGGTGGGGTTTCCCTTGGGAACTGCGCTGTTGCTTCTTGTGATCTTCTCCCTCAGTGGAATGTTCTCATGCTGCTACCACTGGGACAAGCTCCGGTCCCTCCTCCGGTCTCGGCATCCTGCCATGTTCCAAGAGGGCGAGCATACCGTGATCTCCATCGGGTCATCGCCAAGCAAGACAGCTTCTGATCACAAGGTAGGTAGTAGCGCTCTCTATGCAATTTCTCATCTTAGCATCTTCCTGCAGACCTGGAATCTTCATATCTTGTAAACTTGAGAGCTAAGAATGATCCTGTATGCGTGTGTTGTTTGCAGCTGGAGAAAATGGGGAAAGAGTGTGGTTTGCCTGTCATTATGCCCGGGGACAGGGTCCCCAAATTCTTCGCGAGGCCGTGCCCACACGAGATGTGTTTGCCTGAAGCAGAGAAGACTGAAGCCGCGTTGGAAACCAAATGTTCGGTTCATGAGACCATCTGTATCTGTACATGAGTACATGAAAGCACACTTAGCCGTTAGTGATCTAGGATTGGCGGGCGGGTCGGGTCGGGTGTATATATGCGTGTTAATAGATTTTGCTATTCTGAACATTCGGTCGTCTCCCTTGTGCTGCTATGCAAGGACGATTTGTTCTAACAAGCTTGTTGAATGCTATATCCTTGAGGGCTGAGGCTGCGCAATCCAGAGTCAAGAGCTCGTGGTAAGGGTGGTTCTGAGAGCTTTCTAAACTACTACTGCCTTTTATCGATTTTGATCGTGGATCAGTGTTTGTGAACGAATACTGCCATGAAGGTCATTCACCACGGGATTTGTGAGGCTCCCAGGTAAGCAGCTGGACTGGAAACGTTGAAGGGAGTTGAATCTGCTTTGCTGGTGCCGTGCACGTATGTACGTAAAAGGAACCCCATACAGTACCTAGGGGGCAGCCTATCTTGGTAAGAGCAAAGCAAGGATAGCTTATTGTCCTAGCTCCTACTAGCCAATTACTAATAACTCGCTCCAACAAGAAATTAAAATGTACGCGATCAAAACAAAAAAGGATGATAAAGGGAGGGGACAGCGGCCTAACATGATGGACGGCCACTGAGGGAGTGCTTCCGTCAGTCTCCGATGGATGGGGCCATCATCAGCTAGTGCAGCAGCAGCTGTGGCGCAGTACTGGCACGGCGAATGCCTGAACGGAACAGCGATGGCCGACCGTCGACATGCATGTCCCCGTCCGTACGCCCCCCATCCGACCGACCAGCTTTCATTTTCCATGAACTCGATGAGAATATATCTATgaattaattatagaaaaatatatatatatatctaaaagtataATAATTCCTTTAATAAATTACTGTTCACTGCATAGATCTAGAGTCTAACAAAATTGGATTTTCCATTTTTTGATTTTCCTTTTGtaatttactataatttttAAAGATTtagccaaaataaatataaaagaaaaaaaaagaaaaaccacCGAGAGAAATCAAGCAGGAAAATCATTTGCCCGGTATCGCGAGTCTGAGAAATCCAGACGATTTCTTATCTGGGAGCAAATTCGGATTCGGCCAAAGTTCAGAAGGTAAAAATAATAACTTTTTCCATCGCTGAAATCTTCGTTATTGGATCTGGGCAAGGCAGCTTAGATTGGCCCAACAGGCCAGCACACACGGCCGACATGGAGGCCCGTTTACATCGAGTTTTTTGTAAAAAGGGGattaaaaaaaacaaaattcgaaaaaggggtgccagtcgGAGAAATTTAGACAAATGGGTGGCTCCCGCCCGCTGAAAGGGCGGAAAGCAgcctcccgcccaaccatagggcgggatgctcaaaaaaaaattccagggacctcttcgcgaataagaaaatttttttattcgcgaagaggtccctgaagcagGCTTCCCGtccggccactgggcgggatgcctcccgccttGGTGCACTgctatttcatgtgtgtgtgttttctggCTTTCAAAATTCGTAACagttcacagaaaaatccaaaaatagcaaaactagttttgttagaaactagatttcaaactctataacttttgttaatggagtttagtttgaaacaaaatacttttacccctattttaaaattaagattaaggaaagtttaTGTTTAACTTTaggatttcatgctttgttgtttatgaagtttggtatgactattctataaactctaggtacctttgtgcaaagtttcaaactcaaatttgatgtaaatttaacttcttttgtcttgaatttttcaaatttgaaatgttaactaaacctaattataacccttttctaattaaaatctattgttattctctaatgtgatattatttaatatctaatatatagtcaaagttctaaaacctataaagttctaaaacctataatcttatgGTCCTGGTCCATTTTTCCAAAGAatattacggtatctaaaactcgtacgaagatagttaaacgataacgtttgcaacgtagaatctaaatattacgatagtacaatacatgaagccatttaaaataaaataatatgataatgaacattacaaatattacaaatacatgaattcaaatattgtgtcttcagtcaatgcggcaaatattacaaatacgtatctaggtctgatagaatctgaacgcagcaaatattacatatgagcaaacaacgtttaaataaaattacaactaaatgatgcctgatgacgtactagcactcgattggcgacgtctcccacttcttgatgcaaccggaggtcttccatctgtagcatcacctgtagggccagcttcagcacaactggggccagcatcattggttggacaacgtttatacgtgtgtccaatctgattacatgcactgcagcgttgtatcctcggacggagctctgactcatccatatcattacgaatacgccgtgactgacggcgtcctctcttaacccgtgatgatcttgggtctggaatatagataacaggattcgctgtctcagtgaacgatccaaccaaacggaacccatagatctcatactgccaggtgctagcaattgtctcctttctgaagtaatgtgaaacatatatatcgacaggatgtccaatatccgcacaagcagccattacatgagaacaaggtaagtgcagcaacttgggcctcatgcatgagcaacaacaagttccatcgaacttgagaatgcactcctttacaggagtttgacgtctcatgccatgtcgcgccctatctttaggagataccttgtaggcatgcacccgccatggacagccatccttcgcacataccacatcgtacttacgagatttgcactccactgtcttaaactctcgcataagagagagaccagcacttaacagcttccttcacctcttcaattgaatggtaccttgcaccctggataatttcattctTCCTGCAATCCGAATGCCAGCtagatccgtcatctacgacaagataaCTGAAGTCActgcttacccaatcttgaggcacatcatcatcatcatcagacgaatcggcattcattgcttcatccaattcacgttcttcgtcttgcagctgttcaacaataaagggtatgttctccccctcatcagccacacATTGAGGTGCttcggtgccacctgcctcaatgtttgcctcctcaacttcttcatcaatattttcatcccccggagcagcttcaatgtttatcaaagggttttgttgcacactgacaaggagtaccagtggccattgccaatgacttgtattttgcagataagttaaccagtcctcgttgcttgcaagtggcatcagctcccagatcaaagcgtgagtggtacgatttatgacgcattgaacactcacagtgtgtgtctcctgattaattcttaatcccctcattaaccagttgcatagggattcaaatgttcTCTCGTGCGGCCTGGTAATTCCTCTAatcgcacagttgaattcacttaaatctaccccattcggcccataaatcacatttccttctccgtaatatatactgaaaatacccctctcggaagacatatctatcaatcattaataaactagttatactacatattaatacacaacgaacgacgatcctaaatttcagattatattttatagattctaaactattcagattataaattatactaaaaataaatgaaaatactaaaaactattcaaaacataactactctaagaaatatttcctaaattatagtcattttcaagtacttatacggctagaatgagaatatacctccaaatcgacgtgtggacagggcttcgccgctttctcttctctcttcctctcctctctttctcttttttctgatttttgctggataaaatggaattttcggggcaggttggggcttatatagcccatggggggacctcccgcccaaccaaagggcggAATGCCCCTAAGCACAACATCCTGCCCTTTGGTTGGGCGAGATGCCCTCTCAGGGACCTCTCCGCGAAAaaattatttgcgaagaggccttcgggggacatcccgcccgctggttgggcgggaggtccccggccccacgctaCCCGCCCGTTCAGTGGGCGGGAAGCACCCATTTTCCTAATTTCCCCCATCCGgctcccctttttcgaattttaatttttttaatccttttttaaaaaaagttccGTTTACATCGTCACATCATGGGCCGCCCGGTCCAAGTCTCGTCTTCCACCACCCGCCTACTTTCCCTAGCGGGCTAGCGAGAGCCCAAGCGTCCGCGGTGAGGAAGGAGGCCGCGTCACCCGACAAGGCCAGCCCCCTCCGCAGTTATTACAAGTAAGTACACCGGACCGGAACCCGCCACCTCTCCCCGCCCGCCGCTTCGCCGCACCGGGGACCCGCCAGCGATGATACTCCGGCGGCTACACCTACATGCCTGCGCCTCCCGCCGATCCCTCGCgtacgctgccgccgccgccctctgcggAACCGCGCCGCGCACCTTGCCTTCCGCGGGGCTCCTCCGTCGCCTCCACGACGCGGCGGGAGACGGCCCTTCTTCGGATTCCGAGCACGGCCGCAGGCCAGGTAGGCACCTCGTCATCTGACCCTCCCCTTGCTTCAGCTAGCAAACTCTCCTGCTGATCGATTGCTCGATCGTTGAATTATACACTACACCACCAAGCCGGCCGGCATCCCCACGGCTTTAGCGATTCCGAATTTCATCCTAGGCCGGACGGACAAATTGGTTCCAAGTAACTGCTGCATTTCATATGATACTAGAACCTTGTAATGATTTCTTGTGATTTTGATTACAATCTTCCACTGTGTCTCAGTGCAACTCAAACCTTGTAATGATTTCTTCTGATGACCAGTGTTGGGGGGTTTTCAACCACCACATGCCTCAATACACTTTAGCTAACTAGTCTTGTCATACCTTCCCTCTACCAAATCTGCACCTATTTGGGCTACTCCATTCAACATGATGATACAAAAGGGTAATTTCATCTCAAATGTCACCGTAACATCTTTCTCCACTTCAAATTTTGGCTTCTCATTTTCTTTTCCAGATTAATTGTTTGGCTTCTCATACTCTTGTGTTTTATCTCAAGGTCCCCTTACGCTATATAGGAATCTAGTAAGCCAAGGGAAACTCACTTATGACAGCTACCAGGAAAATGTAGCTTCCGAGTTAGACAACTTACTCAGAAGACTCCAACAATATGAGATGGAAATGGAGGATTACCATGTAAGCCGCGTGTTGCTTCTTCTCATTAGTCAATACCTCGTTGTGTTTTGTTCTGTAAAGTAACTATATCACTTCTAACTTATGTAAAGTTCAGGCGCAGCTGTACATATGGGAGAATAGCAGGGAGAAAGAGAGGCGAAGGCTTCTTGTTgaagaagctgaagataagCAGCGTGATGGTGTGTGGATAGATGAGAAAAGGGGATTTCTTGACAAGTTGGTTACACGGTAATAGTTAGTAAGCCACCATGCAGTTCTAATGTTTTTATCATTCATTGATGGGAGTTCTGTTATCATTTCTCATGCAGTTCTATTGTTGTTATCATTCATTGATGTTTGATGGGAGtcccatcatcatcatcatcatcatcactccATTTCTGCAAGAATATTAATAGTGAAAAGCATTACAATATAACTAAGCATGTCAGATGTTAAGTTTGCTCTATATATGAACTGAATATGctgtatttatttatttttaaccTGTATTTTGTTGAATAAAACcaggagaagaagaggaaataTAGAACCTGGAGTTGGTAAGTGGGTCTCATACCTGAACCGAGAGAAGAAATTAGATAAACTGGTGGGCCAGAGACCAGTTTCTCCTGTTGCTCCTAAAGGATTGTATCTCTATGGAAATGTTGGAAGTGGTAAGTTACCTTAATCATATACATGAACGCTGAAAATAAGCAATATCTACTACATTCTTTTGTGAAAAGTGAAAACTACCACGAGTTATTTACCGTGATAATATTTTATGTTTTCTGAATGACTATTATCTACCACTTATACGAATCTCAAGGAACTACCTGTACATAGGGAAGACAATGCTGATGGACATGTTCTATGGGGCAACTGAAGGTGTTATCAAACACAGGAGGAGGTTTCACTTCCATGAGGTAAATTTCTACTGTTTAGAAATACTTATGACTGTTGTCATTCAATCTTAACCTGATATAGATATTGTACCTTAAGAACAACTTATCTGATTGAAGATGGCTAACAATACGTGTCGATACTATCTCAACTCTATCTGTTACCTGTTGGGACTTGTAGTAGCATACCTGTGCACATGCACGTCTATCTGAACAAAGTTCAACAAGTGTGGCTTGGCAAGTCGGCAATAACATAATCTGATAATCCTATAAATTAACTCCATGGAGTGTTCGAGACAAATAATTTTACTTCGTAGTTGTGCTGGCTAAGATTTGCATAAAATTGGAGGTA from Panicum hallii strain FIL2 chromosome 9, PHallii_v3.1, whole genome shotgun sequence includes:
- the LOC112875367 gene encoding uncharacterized protein At5g65660, giving the protein MTVPIEHSSRPTVGFPLGTALLLLVIFSLSGMFSCCYHWDKLRSLLRSRHPAMFQEGEHTVISIGSSPSKTASDHKLEKMGKECGLPVIMPGDRVPKFFARPCPHEMCLPEAEKTEAALETKCSVHETICICT